A part of Myxococcales bacterium genomic DNA contains:
- a CDS encoding citrate synthase has protein sequence MAEGLEGIVVTKTRTSHVDGTGGRLVVAGRDIEALAREATFEEAVCALWSTVGLPVEGREALRAEVAEGRAQAFPLFVSDASEVPRDAMDALRAGLARLPEAFTVRPAWLVGAVGALAALHARRVSGQEPIAPRRGADHATDLLSMAGLPDDAASAKALGAYLVTVMDHGLNASTFAARVVASTGSDLVSAVVAGVGALKGPLHGGAPGPVLDMLDAIGVPERALAWLTGELEAKRRIMGMGHRIYRVRDPRAAVLEEALAVLEGARGDPRAVGRLALARAVEKVAKSALGARYPDRPLAANVEFYTAVLLDALSLPRTEFSAMFAAGRVAGWCAHVAEQRKTGRLLRPDSTYIGAWPSELAREA, from the coding sequence GTGGCGGAAGGACTCGAGGGAATCGTCGTGACGAAAACGCGCACATCGCACGTCGATGGCACCGGCGGTCGGCTCGTCGTGGCGGGGCGCGACATCGAGGCGTTGGCCCGCGAGGCCACCTTCGAGGAGGCCGTTTGCGCCTTGTGGTCCACCGTGGGCCTCCCGGTGGAGGGCAGGGAAGCGCTCCGCGCGGAGGTCGCCGAGGGGCGCGCGCAGGCCTTTCCGCTGTTCGTGAGCGACGCGAGCGAGGTGCCTCGGGACGCCATGGACGCGCTCCGCGCGGGGTTGGCGCGGCTACCGGAGGCGTTCACGGTGCGGCCCGCTTGGCTCGTCGGGGCCGTCGGCGCCCTCGCGGCGCTGCACGCGCGCCGCGTGAGCGGTCAAGAGCCCATTGCACCACGAAGGGGAGCCGATCACGCGACGGACCTGCTTTCCATGGCCGGCCTCCCCGATGACGCGGCGTCCGCGAAGGCGCTCGGCGCGTACCTCGTCACGGTGATGGACCACGGCCTCAACGCGTCGACCTTCGCTGCGCGCGTCGTCGCCTCCACCGGGAGCGATCTCGTCTCGGCGGTCGTGGCCGGCGTGGGCGCCCTCAAGGGGCCGCTCCACGGCGGAGCGCCGGGCCCCGTCCTCGACATGCTCGACGCCATCGGCGTGCCGGAGCGAGCCCTCGCCTGGCTCACCGGCGAGCTTGAGGCGAAGCGTCGCATCATGGGCATGGGCCATCGCATCTACCGCGTGCGCGATCCGCGCGCCGCGGTGCTCGAAGAAGCGCTCGCGGTGCTCGAAGGGGCGCGCGGCGACCCGCGCGCTGTCGGGCGTCTTGCCTTGGCGCGGGCCGTCGAGAAGGTCGCCAAGAGCGCCCTTGGCGCGCGCTACCCCGATCGTCCGCTGGCCGCGAACGTCGAGTTCTATACGGCCGTCTTGCTCGACGCGTTGAGTCTGCCGCGGACCGAGTTCTCCGCCATGTTTGCCGCCGGTCGCGTCGCCGGGTGGTGCGCGCACGTGGCCGAGCAGCGAAAGACCGGTCGACTCCTTCGGCCCGATTCAACGTACATCGGCGCGTGGCCGAGCGAGCTTGCCCGAGAGGCGTGA
- a CDS encoding YdiU family protein, giving the protein MFGFTFHNRFIDELPGDSTESLEPRAVEGAVWSKVAPTPVAAPKLLICADDLAAELGLSPELVQSHEFAETFAGNRPLEGMSPYAACYGGHQFGHWAGQLGDGRAMTIAEVVQKGPDGLDRRYELQLKGAGPTPYSRRADGRAVLRSSVREFLCSEAMFHLGVPTTRALCLVRTGDQVLRDMFYDGRAKHEPGAIVCRVAPSFIRFGSFELPSRRGDKTLLEKLVDFTVERDFGFRGGSPQERRERWFAEVCERTARMVAHWMRVGFVHGVMNTDNMSVLGLTLDYGPYGWLDNFDPNWTPNTTDAQGRRYRFAAQPSVAHWNLARLAEALLPVFSSAAPLEAGLERYVSTYNEAFSRTMAHKFGFSKDMPEHEGVIQGGLKLLEAAEVDMTLFFRRLAEVDAHAPSFEPLEEAFYSRELRVHLDADLRLWLDGYAARLREAEDCDQDGRRARMNAVNPRFVMRNYLAQEAIDLAEAGDLSRLHELYAALRSPYVDDAASAAFIKRRPDWAKARAGCSMLSCSS; this is encoded by the coding sequence ATGTTCGGCTTCACCTTCCACAACCGGTTCATCGATGAGCTGCCCGGGGACTCTACCGAGTCGCTCGAGCCGCGTGCCGTTGAAGGTGCCGTTTGGTCGAAGGTCGCGCCCACACCGGTCGCGGCGCCGAAGCTCCTCATCTGCGCCGATGACCTCGCGGCCGAGCTCGGCCTCTCGCCCGAGCTCGTTCAGAGCCATGAGTTCGCCGAGACCTTCGCGGGCAATCGCCCCCTTGAGGGCATGTCGCCGTACGCCGCGTGTTACGGAGGCCATCAGTTCGGTCATTGGGCGGGCCAGCTCGGCGACGGGCGTGCGATGACCATCGCCGAGGTCGTGCAGAAGGGGCCCGATGGCCTCGACCGACGCTACGAGCTGCAGTTGAAGGGGGCCGGTCCGACGCCCTACTCGCGCCGCGCCGATGGGCGTGCCGTGCTCCGCTCGTCGGTGCGTGAGTTTCTCTGCAGCGAGGCGATGTTCCACCTCGGCGTGCCGACGACGCGAGCCCTCTGCCTCGTCCGCACCGGCGATCAGGTTCTGCGCGACATGTTCTACGACGGCCGTGCGAAACACGAACCGGGGGCGATCGTGTGCCGTGTGGCGCCGTCGTTCATTCGTTTTGGGAGCTTCGAGCTCCCAAGTCGCCGCGGCGACAAGACGCTCCTCGAGAAGCTCGTCGACTTCACCGTCGAGCGTGACTTCGGCTTCCGCGGCGGCTCGCCGCAAGAGCGTCGCGAGCGATGGTTCGCCGAGGTGTGCGAGCGCACGGCGCGGATGGTGGCTCACTGGATGCGCGTGGGCTTCGTGCACGGCGTCATGAACACCGACAACATGTCCGTCTTGGGGCTCACGCTCGACTACGGCCCGTACGGCTGGCTCGACAACTTCGACCCCAACTGGACCCCCAACACCACGGACGCCCAGGGGCGCCGCTACCGCTTTGCGGCGCAACCCTCCGTGGCGCACTGGAACCTCGCACGCCTGGCCGAAGCGCTCTTGCCAGTATTTTCGTCGGCGGCGCCGCTGGAAGCGGGGCTCGAACGCTACGTCTCGACCTACAACGAGGCCTTCAGCCGAACGATGGCGCACAAGTTCGGCTTCTCGAAGGACATGCCGGAGCATGAGGGCGTCATCCAAGGCGGTCTCAAGCTCCTCGAAGCCGCCGAGGTCGACATGACGCTGTTCTTTCGTCGCCTCGCCGAGGTTGACGCGCACGCGCCGTCTTTCGAACCGCTCGAGGAGGCGTTCTACAGTCGCGAGCTGCGCGTGCACCTCGACGCTGACCTGCGCCTCTGGCTGGACGGCTACGCGGCGCGCCTCCGCGAGGCGGAGGACTGCGACCAAGATGGACGCCGCGCGCGCATGAACGCGGTCAACCCTCGCTTCGTCATGCGGAACTACCTCGCCCAAGAGGCCATCGACCTCGCCGAAGCCGGCGATCTGTCACGACTCCACGAGCTCTACGCAGCGCTGCGAAGCCCTTACGTCGACGACGCTGCGAGCGCGGCCTTCATCAAGCGGCGACCCGACTGGGCCAAGGCGCGCGCCGGCTGCTCCATGTTGTCGTGCAGCTCGTAG
- a CDS encoding ABC transporter ATP-binding protein: MTFVLFALTGLGAALPLGIAWAGKGIVDAVVAKSAAGTARFIGIELAFVAALALSSQGMSLLRSTLGARLSLDVNLAILDKALTLELRHFEDPELYDRLTRARREASVRPLSLVMKVFQLAQSVLTLAGYVFFLVHFSAWAVLVLLVAAVPAAVAELKFSAQAFRLRNWRSPEARRLMYLEYALANDAHAKEVKLFGLGPLLFGRYKTLGESFYEEDKRLGWRRAAWAYVLSLLATGAFYGAYAAMATGAALGKMTLGEMTLYMVAFRQGQQSFQSVLGAFGGMVEDNLYMSNLFSYLEMPSQTSNQTGQTPALPEGARPADATERGIRFESVGFRYPGRDEPALADVNLFVPAGQSLALVGQNGAGKTTFIKLLTRLYTPTEGRILLDGRDLRDWDEDELRQRIGVIFQDFNQYQFTVRENVGFGSVGQLDDDGQIQRAIDSGGADEVVSSLKEGLATGLGRWFKGGVELSGGQWQKIALARAFMREKADILVLDEPTAALDAEAEHGIFERFRALTKGRTSILISHRFPTVKMADRIVVIERGHVLEMGTHEELVRKGGRYATLYRLQAAGYADAALEPTPRSEGAAPVQAPPHG, from the coding sequence ATGACGTTCGTGCTCTTCGCGCTGACGGGCCTCGGCGCGGCGCTACCGCTCGGTATCGCGTGGGCCGGCAAGGGCATCGTTGACGCCGTCGTGGCGAAGAGCGCCGCCGGGACGGCGCGCTTCATAGGTATCGAGCTCGCCTTCGTCGCGGCGTTGGCCTTGAGCTCGCAGGGCATGTCGCTCCTCCGTTCGACGCTCGGCGCGCGTCTGAGCCTCGACGTGAACCTCGCCATCTTGGACAAGGCGCTCACCCTCGAGCTTCGCCACTTCGAAGATCCCGAGCTCTACGATCGCCTCACGCGGGCGCGGCGCGAGGCGTCGGTGCGTCCGCTCTCGCTGGTCATGAAGGTGTTCCAGCTCGCGCAGAGCGTCCTAACGCTAGCCGGCTACGTCTTCTTTCTCGTGCACTTCAGCGCCTGGGCCGTCCTCGTGCTCCTCGTTGCGGCGGTGCCTGCGGCCGTCGCCGAGTTGAAGTTCTCCGCACAAGCGTTTCGGCTCCGCAACTGGCGCTCGCCGGAGGCGCGTCGGCTCATGTACCTCGAATACGCGCTCGCCAACGACGCTCATGCCAAAGAGGTGAAGCTGTTCGGCCTCGGGCCGCTGCTCTTCGGTCGCTACAAGACGCTCGGCGAGTCGTTCTATGAGGAAGACAAGCGCCTTGGCTGGCGACGCGCCGCTTGGGCTTACGTGTTGTCGCTCCTCGCCACGGGGGCCTTCTACGGCGCCTACGCGGCCATGGCGACGGGCGCGGCGCTCGGCAAGATGACGCTCGGCGAGATGACGCTCTACATGGTGGCGTTTCGGCAGGGGCAGCAGTCGTTCCAGTCGGTGCTCGGCGCATTCGGAGGCATGGTCGAGGACAACCTCTACATGTCGAACCTCTTCTCGTACCTCGAGATGCCGAGCCAGACGTCGAACCAAACCGGGCAAACGCCAGCGTTGCCGGAAGGCGCGCGTCCCGCCGATGCGACCGAGCGCGGCATTCGCTTCGAAAGCGTGGGCTTTCGCTACCCCGGGCGCGACGAACCGGCCTTGGCCGACGTGAACCTCTTCGTGCCGGCGGGCCAGAGCTTGGCGCTCGTCGGGCAAAATGGCGCCGGCAAGACGACGTTCATCAAGCTCCTGACGAGGCTCTACACGCCGACGGAAGGACGCATCCTCCTCGATGGTCGTGATCTTCGCGATTGGGACGAAGACGAGCTCCGGCAGCGCATCGGCGTCATCTTTCAAGACTTCAACCAATACCAATTCACGGTCCGCGAAAACGTCGGCTTCGGAAGCGTGGGGCAGCTCGACGACGATGGTCAGATTCAGAGAGCCATCGACAGTGGCGGCGCCGACGAGGTCGTGTCGTCGCTCAAAGAGGGCCTCGCGACGGGGCTTGGTCGTTGGTTCAAAGGCGGCGTCGAGCTCTCCGGTGGCCAATGGCAGAAGATCGCGCTCGCGCGCGCGTTCATGCGCGAGAAGGCCGACATTTTAGTCCTCGACGAGCCAACGGCGGCGCTCGACGCGGAAGCCGAGCATGGCATCTTCGAGCGCTTCCGCGCCCTCACCAAGGGCCGCACGAGCATCCTCATCTCGCACCGGTTTCCCACCGTGAAGATGGCCGATCGCATCGTCGTCATTGAGCGTGGTCACGTCCTCGAGATGGGCACGCACGAGGAGTTGGTCCGCAAGGGAGGACGGTACGCGACGCTGTATCGACTCCAGGCGGCCGGCTACGCGGATGCGGCCTTGGAGCCAACGCCGCGAAGTGAAGGCGCTGCGCCGGTGCAGGCGCCGCCGCACGGCTGA
- a CDS encoding DUF938 domain-containing protein encodes MTADARRFSPATTRNREPILAVLRQVIREGARVLEIASGSGEHALYFAEHLPVECWQPTDPSDDAVASIDAWRQHAGSSRVLPARRLDVHMLPWPVAPAEALLCANMLHIAPWSAREALFQGAAAVLAAHGPVVLYGPYKKRGEHTAASNERFDADLRSRDSRWGVRDLEAVLEQAARHGFQLQDEVAMPANNLTLVLARGDALPTRDV; translated from the coding sequence ATGACCGCCGACGCTCGCCGGTTCTCCCCCGCGACGACGCGCAACCGGGAGCCGATCCTCGCGGTCTTGCGCCAAGTCATCCGCGAAGGCGCTCGCGTCCTCGAGATCGCGAGCGGCAGCGGCGAACACGCCCTCTACTTTGCCGAGCACCTGCCCGTCGAATGCTGGCAGCCGACGGACCCGTCGGATGACGCGGTCGCCAGCATCGACGCCTGGCGGCAGCACGCGGGTTCGTCGCGCGTGCTGCCCGCACGGCGACTCGACGTGCACATGCTTCCCTGGCCCGTCGCCCCGGCGGAAGCGCTCCTTTGCGCGAACATGCTCCACATCGCGCCGTGGAGCGCGCGCGAAGCGTTGTTCCAGGGTGCGGCCGCAGTCCTGGCGGCGCACGGGCCGGTGGTCCTCTACGGCCCCTACAAGAAGCGCGGAGAACACACTGCCGCGAGCAACGAGCGCTTCGACGCCGACCTTCGGAGCCGCGATTCGCGGTGGGGCGTCCGCGATCTTGAGGCCGTGTTGGAGCAAGCGGCACGGCACGGATTCCAGCTCCAAGACGAGGTGGCGATGCCGGCCAACAACCTGACGCTGGTGCTGGCACGCGGAGACGCCCTGCCGACCCGTGATGTGTGA
- a CDS encoding citrate synthase — protein sequence MARRINVDSTIHEAFLSASAAARLLGVRKETLYAYVSRGLLVSHGEARSKGSRYATSEVERLRARSTARAGHAAVAAGALRWGEPVLDSAITAIGLNGPIYRGYAAVDLAARGTSFERCAELLWTGVLPAESPRWESPRRRSKLAAGRSAERAVALPTASLGALERFPTLWKTMARAALADDARVHGTEVDDWARARKLLMALASLGRESDAPTFAGRLAAGLGLRPTPAVHGALDLMLVLVADHELNASSFAARVAASTGADLYSTLVAALATAAGPEHGAAADRVYALAEAIGDPRNVPRVALERLSRGEQVFGFDHPLYPGGDPRAPPLLALERARAAPKGPSDSARVLRALVAHMRARKHHPNVDLALVLACESIGAPSGSASLIFVLGRTAGWVAHALEQRKAGFVLRPRARYVGVPPVTD from the coding sequence ATGGCGCGACGAATCAATGTTGATTCAACCATCCATGAAGCCTTCCTCTCGGCGTCCGCCGCCGCGCGCTTGCTGGGTGTCCGCAAGGAGACGCTCTACGCGTACGTGAGCCGAGGGCTCTTGGTGAGCCACGGCGAGGCGCGCAGCAAGGGCAGCCGGTACGCGACGAGCGAAGTGGAGCGGCTTCGCGCCCGGAGCACGGCTCGCGCCGGCCACGCGGCCGTCGCCGCCGGTGCACTAAGGTGGGGTGAGCCGGTGCTCGACTCGGCGATCACCGCCATCGGTCTCAACGGGCCGATCTACCGCGGCTACGCCGCCGTTGATCTCGCGGCGCGCGGCACCTCCTTCGAACGCTGCGCCGAGCTCTTGTGGACCGGTGTCCTTCCCGCCGAGTCACCGCGGTGGGAGTCGCCGCGGCGCCGGTCCAAGCTGGCAGCCGGCCGCAGCGCGGAGCGGGCGGTCGCGCTCCCCACGGCGTCGCTGGGCGCGCTCGAGCGATTCCCGACGCTCTGGAAGACGATGGCCCGCGCGGCGCTCGCCGATGACGCTCGGGTCCACGGCACCGAAGTCGACGATTGGGCTCGGGCCCGCAAGCTCCTCATGGCGCTGGCGAGCCTCGGCCGCGAGAGCGACGCGCCGACGTTCGCGGGCCGCCTCGCGGCGGGGCTCGGCCTTCGCCCGACGCCGGCGGTACACGGCGCACTCGATCTTATGCTGGTCCTCGTGGCCGACCACGAGCTCAACGCCTCGAGCTTCGCTGCGCGGGTGGCCGCATCCACCGGCGCCGACCTCTACTCTACGCTCGTGGCGGCGCTGGCCACGGCGGCAGGACCCGAACACGGTGCGGCAGCCGACCGCGTCTACGCCCTCGCCGAGGCCATCGGCGACCCACGAAACGTGCCGCGCGTCGCTCTGGAGCGCTTGTCCCGCGGCGAGCAAGTCTTCGGCTTCGATCATCCGCTCTACCCGGGCGGCGATCCGCGGGCACCCCCGCTCCTCGCGCTTGAGCGCGCGCGCGCGGCTCCCAAGGGACCGTCCGACTCGGCGCGTGTCCTTCGGGCGCTCGTCGCTCACATGAGGGCACGCAAGCATCACCCCAACGTGGACCTCGCCCTCGTGCTCGCCTGCGAGAGCATCGGCGCCCCTTCCGGCTCGGCGTCCCTGATCTTTGTCCTGGGGCGCACGGCAGGCTGGGTGGCGCACGCCCTCGAGCAGCGCAAGGCCGGCTTCGTGCTGCGGCCGCGGGCTCGTTACGTCGGCGTGCCGCCGGTCACCGACTGA
- a CDS encoding nuclear transport factor 2 family protein, with protein MTEPREIATQFFEAFARRDAETMGSLYRDDATFSDPAFPDLDAQGVRDMWSMLLSRSKDLAITFEVLGENGAVVQTRWVARYTFSGTGRKVENIVTSSQTIVGGKIQKQVDAFDFWRWSGQALGLSGKLLGWSGFLRKKVQGVAAKGLATFREKRRQTS; from the coding sequence ATGACCGAGCCGCGCGAGATCGCTACCCAGTTCTTCGAAGCCTTCGCACGGCGCGACGCTGAAACCATGGGCTCGCTCTACCGAGACGACGCCACGTTCTCCGATCCGGCGTTCCCCGATCTCGACGCCCAAGGCGTCCGCGACATGTGGTCCATGCTCCTCAGTCGCTCCAAAGACCTCGCCATCACCTTCGAGGTCCTCGGCGAGAACGGCGCAGTGGTGCAAACGCGCTGGGTCGCTCGCTATACGTTTAGCGGCACGGGCCGCAAGGTTGAGAACATCGTCACGTCGAGCCAAACCATCGTGGGCGGCAAGATTCAAAAACAGGTCGACGCCTTCGACTTCTGGCGGTGGTCCGGCCAAGCGCTCGGTCTCTCCGGCAAGCTCCTCGGCTGGTCGGGCTTTCTGCGGAAGAAGGTTCAAGGGGTCGCGGCCAAGGGTCTCGCGACGTTTCGCGAGAAGCGCCGGCAGACGTCATGA
- a CDS encoding TatD family hydrolase translates to MELVDIGGNLTNKAFRGETDALIERARAAGVVRIGVTGTSAAASRHAWELSQARPDALFSTAGVHPHHASSWSPEVAREIRELAGRPEVRAVGECGLDYNRDFSPRDVQRSAFEAQLAIAHELAMPVFLHERDAEDDFVRILSAWRGRVPRAVVHCFTGTGRALSRYLELDLHIGITGWICDERRGSHLAELVRMVPEGRLMIETDAPYLLPRSMPKRPKSGRNEPAFLPHVLESVAKARGETPEQCAAHTTATALAFFAAPLV, encoded by the coding sequence ATGGAACTGGTCGACATCGGGGGCAACCTCACCAACAAGGCCTTTCGGGGCGAGACCGACGCGCTCATCGAACGAGCGCGTGCCGCCGGCGTTGTGCGCATCGGCGTGACGGGCACGAGCGCCGCCGCGAGTCGCCACGCCTGGGAGCTCTCGCAAGCCCGCCCTGACGCGCTCTTCTCGACGGCCGGCGTGCATCCGCACCACGCGTCGAGCTGGTCACCGGAGGTGGCCCGCGAAATTCGCGAGTTGGCCGGGAGGCCCGAGGTGCGCGCCGTCGGCGAATGCGGCCTCGACTACAACCGCGACTTCTCTCCGCGCGACGTGCAGCGCTCGGCCTTCGAAGCCCAGCTCGCCATCGCCCACGAACTTGCGATGCCCGTCTTCCTTCACGAGCGCGACGCGGAAGACGACTTCGTGCGCATTCTCTCCGCGTGGCGCGGGCGCGTCCCCCGCGCCGTCGTTCATTGCTTCACGGGCACGGGCCGCGCCCTTTCGCGCTACCTCGAGCTCGACTTGCACATCGGCATCACGGGCTGGATCTGCGACGAGCGGCGCGGTTCGCACCTCGCCGAGCTTGTGCGCATGGTCCCCGAGGGGCGCCTCATGATCGAGACTGACGCGCCCTACCTCTTGCCCCGGTCGATGCCGAAGCGACCGAAGAGCGGGCGGAACGAGCCGGCGTTTCTGCCTCACGTCCTCGAGAGCGTCGCAAAAGCGCGCGGCGAGACGCCCGAGCAGTGCGCGGCGCACACCACCGCGACGGCGCTGGCGTTCTTCGCGGCGCCGTTGGTGTAG
- a CDS encoding DUF2252 family protein: protein MLLAQDLARRQLERDRARSRRFPFLGDRKLERMARSPLAYLRGAAPLFYEALAEMPSLAEGPKGRGTIVGDMHIENFGAYRDERDAVAFDLNDFDEAVSGPHHLDVLRLVTSLVLAGRTMGFDGRVALSLARGLAQEYSAVAVEGGPVSKLPLPVERLISKVKTRTKRALLDARTARTASGRRFLRGERYVELDARMAKRARKAFREATQDWPGGEAAYEVVDQAFRVAGTGSLGLLRVAILARGKGGVDDAWIFDMKEQGVPSATLLLGKRSAGKGEPAARVAAAARASLRSPPRQIATTTLDGTSMFVRRLSPQEDKLDLRRIEAPDLAPLARHLGGLLGRAHARGKERRLVPWKAQDIEDLLDRASFLSGLHEAAYLAMCRELNRP from the coding sequence GTGCTCTTGGCCCAAGACCTCGCGCGCCGTCAGCTCGAGCGCGACCGCGCGCGGTCGCGTCGCTTCCCGTTCCTCGGCGATCGCAAGCTTGAGCGCATGGCGCGTTCGCCGCTCGCGTACCTGCGCGGCGCCGCGCCGCTCTTCTACGAAGCGCTCGCCGAGATGCCGTCCTTGGCGGAAGGACCGAAGGGTCGCGGCACGATCGTCGGTGACATGCACATCGAGAACTTCGGCGCGTACCGCGACGAGCGCGACGCCGTGGCCTTCGACTTGAACGACTTCGACGAGGCGGTTTCGGGGCCTCACCACCTCGACGTGCTCAGGCTCGTGACGAGCCTCGTGTTGGCGGGGCGCACGATGGGGTTTGATGGACGCGTGGCGCTTTCGCTCGCGCGAGGGCTCGCCCAGGAGTATTCGGCCGTGGCCGTGGAAGGTGGACCCGTGAGCAAGCTGCCCTTGCCGGTGGAACGCCTCATCTCGAAGGTGAAGACGCGCACCAAGCGCGCGCTGCTCGACGCGCGCACGGCGCGAACCGCGAGCGGTCGGCGCTTCTTGCGCGGTGAGCGTTACGTGGAACTCGACGCTCGCATGGCCAAACGCGCGCGGAAGGCCTTCCGCGAGGCCACGCAAGATTGGCCCGGCGGCGAGGCCGCTTACGAGGTCGTCGATCAGGCCTTTCGCGTTGCCGGGACAGGCAGCCTCGGCCTCCTTCGCGTCGCGATCCTCGCGCGCGGCAAGGGCGGTGTCGATGACGCCTGGATCTTCGACATGAAGGAGCAGGGGGTGCCCTCGGCGACGCTGCTCCTTGGCAAGAGGTCCGCCGGCAAGGGCGAGCCGGCGGCGCGCGTGGCGGCGGCGGCGCGCGCAAGCCTCAGGAGTCCACCGCGGCAGATCGCTACGACGACGCTCGATGGCACGTCGATGTTCGTGCGCCGCCTCTCGCCCCAGGAAGACAAGCTCGACCTCCGCCGCATCGAGGCGCCGGACCTCGCGCCCTTGGCGCGGCACCTTGGCGGCCTCCTCGGCCGCGCCCACGCCCGCGGCAAGGAGCGCCGCCTCGTGCCGTGGAAGGCGCAAGACATCGAGGATCTCCTCGATCGCGCGAGCTTTCTCTCGGGCCTCCACGAGGCCGCCTACCTGGCCATGTGCCGTGAGCTCAACCGGCCCTAG